The Candidatus Nitrosymbiomonas proteolyticus genome has a segment encoding these proteins:
- a CDS encoding inhibitor of apoptosis-promoting Bax1, protein MTVPPFIPQPVEIRRNVTTERYPVMVGFVRRVSLLHFLSVLFVAGVAALPSPWVDPSVAGWATLGLLVALSLARTLARGRRVEVVVSGVILVAFLVALGSAVRVWIEDGWPLESLLVGVACAVVYVTACGRDLSYVGMLVLSILASSGLIVAGGIWLRTPGLTLSVALSLNALYLIFYVYDLASLLSRRRLGEEIGAVADLYRDVLNLFGYLMRVAHHWRRHRIWLK, encoded by the coding sequence ATGACCGTACCTCCCTTCATCCCCCAACCCGTTGAGATTCGAAGGAACGTCACGACCGAGCGATACCCGGTCATGGTGGGGTTCGTAAGGCGAGTTTCGCTGCTTCACTTCTTGTCGGTCCTGTTCGTCGCGGGCGTGGCCGCGTTACCCTCCCCTTGGGTAGACCCTTCGGTTGCGGGCTGGGCCACCCTGGGACTCCTCGTGGCCCTGAGCTTGGCAAGGACTCTCGCTCGCGGCAGAAGGGTCGAAGTCGTTGTGTCCGGCGTGATCCTTGTTGCGTTCTTGGTCGCCCTGGGGTCGGCGGTGAGAGTGTGGATCGAAGACGGCTGGCCGTTGGAGTCCCTCCTTGTGGGGGTCGCCTGCGCCGTCGTTTATGTTACGGCCTGCGGCAGGGACCTCAGCTATGTGGGGATGCTCGTGCTCTCCATTCTCGCGTCGAGTGGTCTGATCGTCGCAGGGGGGATTTGGCTACGAACGCCGGGCCTGACGCTTTCCGTCGCCCTGAGCCTGAACGCCTTGTACCTGATCTTCTACGTTTATGATCTGGCGTCGCTGCTTTCTCGGAGGCGGTTGGGGGAAGAGATCGGGGCCGTCGCGGACCTGTACCGGGACGTTCTCAACCTCTTCGGCTACCTGATGCGAGTGGCCCACCATTGGCGGAGGCATAGGATTTGGCTCAAGTGA
- a CDS encoding glycosyl transferase family 2: protein MGEIHPQVKAAREKSLASDHLGALEILERALSSESGCPELLAERGLLLTLLQREDEALECLLAAPTAPEAGQLAQVLRNYFFCRALMATKLGFDDALGRELQGRLDAEFPGTPTPQTGIRLSACLIVKNESKHLVRCLKSIAGKVDEIVVVDTGSTDDTVEIAREFGAVVGFFEWCDDFAAARNESLRLATGDWALWIDADETVDPGSWNAIQEGLMRPQFGGYYLDIVNYMDESGENACYIHAPVRLFRLLPETTFEGRIHEQIIPSLDRMGLPCASLKGAKIHHFGYRPSDMAEKRKAERAIRMLEREVRESPGDAFQWFNLANAYSVVQRHEDAIQAARKCIALLDPRNAYASLAYQILSCALTLSGRPAEALSVCEEARERGHFTVLNSFELTHALFRLRRFEEALEASDECMGMTWPEGLTGDFSILTYKRHTLRGQILCELGRLNEALSLLDHSLSLDPEFAIARFSKGIVLEKMGRTESALDLYESCFESPGIAQPALKAAARVCRSLGREADARSLSERAWYTDPDDLDSWSEWVSSLERDRNIDGLLRAYEAYAKLREPNTAILINWGRALQEAGEFEAALRCFVQAIQQSPGDPNAHFNAGDALYRMDSFSQATQFYESGLRLDPTNPEGWFMLGNAMGQIGVWQGAKLAYEQALRFDPNHEKALANLSVAVEELAAA, encoded by the coding sequence ATGGGCGAAATCCACCCTCAGGTCAAGGCCGCGAGAGAGAAATCCCTCGCCAGCGATCACCTCGGCGCTCTTGAGATTCTGGAGCGCGCCCTCTCGTCGGAGTCCGGCTGCCCGGAACTCCTCGCCGAGCGGGGATTGCTTCTGACCCTGTTGCAGCGCGAAGACGAGGCGCTCGAATGCCTCTTGGCCGCCCCCACCGCCCCGGAGGCCGGCCAACTCGCTCAGGTTCTGCGAAACTACTTTTTCTGCCGCGCCTTGATGGCAACGAAGCTCGGCTTCGACGACGCCCTCGGACGCGAACTCCAAGGAAGGCTCGACGCTGAGTTTCCCGGCACGCCTACGCCCCAAACGGGCATCCGGCTTTCTGCGTGCCTGATCGTCAAGAACGAGTCGAAACACCTCGTCCGCTGCCTCAAATCGATCGCAGGGAAGGTGGATGAGATCGTCGTCGTGGACACTGGATCGACAGACGACACCGTCGAAATCGCGCGCGAGTTCGGAGCGGTCGTCGGGTTCTTCGAGTGGTGCGACGACTTCGCGGCTGCGCGAAACGAGAGCCTGAGGCTCGCGACCGGGGACTGGGCGCTCTGGATCGACGCCGACGAGACCGTAGACCCCGGAAGCTGGAACGCGATTCAAGAAGGGCTCATGCGGCCCCAGTTCGGGGGCTATTACCTCGACATCGTCAACTACATGGATGAGAGCGGCGAGAACGCATGCTACATCCATGCCCCGGTGCGCCTTTTCCGGCTCCTTCCCGAAACGACTTTCGAAGGCAGGATCCACGAACAGATCATTCCGAGCCTCGACCGCATGGGGCTGCCCTGCGCCTCGCTCAAGGGCGCGAAGATTCACCACTTCGGCTATCGGCCGAGCGACATGGCCGAGAAACGGAAGGCGGAGCGGGCCATTCGGATGCTCGAACGGGAGGTGCGCGAATCACCCGGAGACGCCTTTCAGTGGTTCAACCTGGCGAACGCCTACAGCGTCGTCCAGCGTCACGAGGATGCGATTCAGGCGGCCCGGAAGTGCATCGCGCTTCTCGACCCTCGGAACGCCTACGCCTCGCTTGCGTATCAGATTCTCAGTTGCGCGTTGACGCTCTCAGGACGGCCTGCGGAGGCGCTCTCCGTATGCGAAGAGGCCCGCGAACGGGGGCATTTTACGGTTCTGAACAGCTTTGAACTCACGCACGCGCTGTTCCGACTTCGGAGGTTCGAAGAAGCGCTCGAAGCAAGCGACGAGTGCATGGGAATGACTTGGCCCGAAGGTCTGACCGGCGACTTCAGCATCCTCACCTACAAGCGCCACACGCTGCGCGGGCAGATTCTCTGCGAGTTGGGCCGGTTGAACGAGGCTCTAAGCCTCCTCGACCACTCGCTCTCCCTCGATCCCGAGTTCGCCATCGCGCGCTTTTCGAAAGGCATCGTGCTCGAGAAGATGGGGCGGACTGAATCGGCCCTCGACCTATACGAAAGCTGCTTCGAATCGCCGGGCATCGCCCAACCTGCGCTGAAAGCGGCCGCCAGGGTTTGCCGCTCGCTGGGAAGGGAGGCCGACGCTCGCTCGCTGAGCGAAAGAGCTTGGTATACCGACCCCGATGACCTCGATAGCTGGTCCGAATGGGTTTCTTCGCTCGAACGAGACCGCAACATCGACGGACTTCTTAGGGCCTACGAGGCGTATGCGAAACTCCGCGAGCCGAACACGGCGATCCTCATCAATTGGGGCCGGGCTCTTCAGGAGGCAGGTGAGTTCGAGGCTGCGCTACGCTGCTTCGTGCAGGCGATCCAGCAATCGCCCGGCGACCCCAACGCCCATTTCAACGCCGGCGACGCGCTGTACCGCATGGATTCCTTCTCGCAGGCAACGCAGTTTTATGAGTCTGGACTCCGACTCGATCCGACCAACCCTGAAGGCTGGTTCATGCTCGGCAACGCCATGGGTCAGATCGGGGTGTGGCAGGGCGCGAAGCTTGCCTATGAGCAGGCCCTAAGGTTCGACCCGAACCACGAAAAGGCGCTCGCCAACCTCTCGGTAGCGGTCGAAGAGTTGGCTGCAGCCTAA
- a CDS encoding amidohydrolase produces MTFLALVLPWVVAPADLVIENAKIWSDGRPTFAEFAAVRQGRFVYVGDRNGSYIGPRTQRIDAQGRTVLPGLIDSHAHMIGGGLDLSRLILREAADKEDFIRKVREYAERLGPQEWILGGQWTVESWAKPESPRKEWVDAVTGGRPLWLDRMDGHSGLANSAALRLAGITKDTPNPPGGVIDKDPSTGEPTGILRETAQGLVGRRIPPATEGQVLKALRQAMEEANKYGVTAVSDISGLGDLSRYEKLAQEGGLSVRFSLYPTVGSVSGARKALKGFKGRDGWVSVRGFKAYMDGSLGSRTAYMRDPFSDNEPGKEDWRGLPMPGMIEGEFEKDCRDAQGAGLQTICHAIGDEANHVLLNILQKAYPQLRAARCRSEHTQHLLAEDIPRFGALGVIASMQPYHKADDGRYAEERIGERRSRASYAFKSLLDSGAIVAFGSDWPVVSINPFLGIEAAVTGKTLDGKFWMTQENLTVAEALRCYTTYAAYAMFMEDEIGKIEPGYRADFLILNASPFGPFRRWDQIRPVEVWVEGRRVRKAG; encoded by the coding sequence ATGACGTTCCTTGCCCTTGTGCTGCCGTGGGTCGTTGCGCCCGCCGACCTCGTGATCGAGAACGCAAAGATTTGGAGCGACGGAAGGCCGACGTTCGCCGAGTTCGCCGCGGTTCGGCAAGGTAGGTTCGTGTATGTGGGGGACCGGAACGGCTCCTACATCGGCCCCAGGACCCAGCGGATCGACGCGCAAGGGCGGACGGTGCTTCCTGGCCTTATCGACTCCCACGCGCACATGATCGGAGGAGGTCTCGACTTGTCGCGCCTCATCCTGCGCGAAGCCGCGGACAAAGAGGACTTCATCCGTAAAGTTAGGGAGTACGCCGAAAGATTGGGACCCCAGGAGTGGATTCTGGGCGGGCAATGGACGGTTGAAAGCTGGGCTAAGCCCGAGTCTCCGCGCAAGGAGTGGGTTGATGCCGTGACCGGGGGCCGTCCGCTGTGGCTCGACCGGATGGACGGCCACTCAGGGCTTGCGAACTCCGCGGCGCTCCGACTCGCGGGGATCACCAAGGACACGCCCAACCCGCCGGGCGGAGTGATCGACAAGGACCCTTCCACGGGCGAGCCCACAGGCATTCTCCGTGAGACGGCTCAGGGCCTTGTGGGCCGTAGGATTCCCCCGGCGACGGAGGGTCAGGTTCTGAAGGCGCTTCGGCAAGCGATGGAGGAAGCCAACAAGTACGGCGTCACGGCCGTCAGCGACATTTCCGGGCTGGGAGACTTGTCGCGTTACGAGAAGTTGGCCCAAGAGGGCGGCCTGTCGGTGCGGTTTTCCTTGTACCCGACCGTGGGTTCGGTTTCGGGTGCGAGGAAGGCGCTCAAGGGGTTCAAGGGGCGCGACGGATGGGTGTCCGTCCGGGGATTCAAGGCGTACATGGATGGCTCGCTCGGCTCCCGGACCGCCTATATGCGCGACCCGTTTTCTGATAACGAGCCCGGAAAAGAAGACTGGCGCGGCCTGCCGATGCCGGGCATGATCGAAGGCGAGTTTGAGAAGGACTGCCGCGACGCTCAAGGAGCGGGGCTCCAAACGATCTGCCACGCGATCGGCGACGAAGCGAACCACGTGTTGCTCAATATCCTTCAAAAGGCCTATCCACAACTTCGCGCGGCGAGGTGCCGGAGCGAGCACACGCAACACCTCTTGGCCGAAGACATCCCCCGGTTTGGCGCGCTCGGCGTGATCGCCAGCATGCAGCCCTATCACAAGGCGGACGACGGGAGATATGCCGAAGAGCGCATCGGCGAGCGTCGAAGCAGGGCGAGCTACGCCTTCAAGTCGCTGCTCGATTCCGGCGCAATCGTGGCCTTCGGCTCCGATTGGCCCGTCGTTTCCATCAATCCGTTCCTCGGAATCGAGGCCGCAGTCACAGGAAAGACGCTCGACGGCAAGTTCTGGATGACGCAAGAAAACCTGACGGTGGCTGAGGCCCTTCGCTGCTATACGACCTACGCCGCCTACGCGATGTTCATGGAAGACGAGATCGGCAAGATCGAGCCGGGTTACCGGGCCGACTTCCTCATCCTGAATGCGTCGCCGTTTGGACCGTTCCGCCGCTGGGATCAGATCCGGCCGGTCGAAGTGTGGGTGGAGGGGCGAAGAGTACGAAAAGCCGGGTAA
- a CDS encoding nitrogen regulatory protein P-II family protein, translating to MAQVSKGLLRIVCYLRSHKLEEVKTAIAATGVSGMTVSDVRGCGNSPESAAWFGTEGFLVPLPIRSKIEVVIPESRKDDVVATILENARTGEHGDGKIFVERITDAIRIRTKERGSAAV from the coding sequence TTGGCTCAAGTGAGCAAGGGGCTGCTCCGCATCGTCTGCTATCTTCGATCCCACAAGCTCGAAGAAGTCAAGACCGCGATCGCCGCCACGGGCGTTTCGGGCATGACCGTTTCCGACGTGCGGGGTTGCGGCAATTCCCCCGAATCTGCGGCGTGGTTTGGCACCGAGGGCTTTCTCGTTCCGCTGCCGATCCGCTCGAAGATCGAAGTGGTGATTCCAGAGTCGAGGAAAGACGATGTAGTGGCGACGATTCTCGAAAACGCGCGGACGGGCGAGCACGGCGACGGTAAAATCTTCGTCGAGAGGATCACCGACGCGATTCGCATTCGTACGAAAGAACGCGGATCGGCCGCAGTGTAA
- a CDS encoding pyridoxal phosphate-dependent enzyme, with product MRVPFYDIRAQYDELKAQLDAATSEVLSTGAYVMGKYHNGLEASIAEWHGCKHGIAVNSGTDALRILLDAAGVGPGDEVITTAFTFVATVEVIVQVGATPVLVDIDPDHYQIVPERVEASISPRTKAIMPIHLFGQLAEVNRLRQIAERNGIVVLEDAAQALGSHHEGVYAGNFGLGAGFSFYVTKNLGAAGDGGMILTNDDGIAARCRSIRVHGMGRQRYYYDHVGYTSRLAELQAAILSVKLTRQEAWNARRNEIAALYQGVLEDSPVTIQRVLPGNNTTWHQFTLRAPKRDELQAFLKEREVDSMIYYPVPLHFHEPYRHLASGPGSLPETEKLCEEVLSLPIHPHLSDEQALFAAQQVREFYG from the coding sequence TTGAGAGTTCCCTTCTATGACATCCGCGCCCAGTACGATGAGTTGAAGGCGCAATTGGACGCAGCCACCAGCGAGGTGCTATCGACCGGCGCGTATGTGATGGGCAAGTACCACAACGGGCTCGAGGCGTCGATCGCGGAGTGGCACGGATGCAAGCACGGGATCGCCGTCAACAGTGGAACCGACGCCCTGCGAATTCTCCTCGACGCTGCTGGTGTCGGACCAGGCGACGAGGTCATCACAACGGCGTTTACGTTCGTGGCGACGGTCGAAGTGATCGTTCAAGTTGGCGCGACGCCGGTCCTGGTGGACATCGACCCGGACCACTACCAGATCGTCCCTGAGAGGGTCGAGGCCAGCATCTCCCCTCGGACGAAGGCGATCATGCCGATTCACCTTTTCGGACAGCTTGCCGAAGTGAATCGGTTGCGGCAGATCGCGGAGCGAAACGGAATCGTGGTCTTGGAAGACGCCGCCCAAGCGCTCGGTTCTCACCACGAGGGCGTGTATGCGGGCAATTTTGGACTGGGCGCAGGGTTCAGCTTCTACGTCACCAAGAACCTCGGCGCGGCGGGCGACGGCGGGATGATCTTGACCAACGACGACGGAATCGCAGCACGCTGCCGGTCGATCCGGGTTCATGGTATGGGTCGGCAGCGATATTACTACGACCACGTGGGCTATACAAGCAGGCTCGCCGAGTTGCAGGCCGCTATCCTCAGCGTCAAGTTGACCCGTCAAGAGGCCTGGAACGCACGACGCAACGAGATCGCTGCCCTTTATCAAGGGGTTCTCGAAGACAGCCCCGTTACGATTCAGCGGGTTCTCCCCGGCAACAACACGACGTGGCACCAATTCACCCTCCGCGCCCCGAAGCGAGATGAGTTGCAGGCGTTCCTCAAAGAGCGTGAGGTGGACTCGATGATCTACTACCCGGTGCCGTTGCACTTCCATGAGCCGTACCGCCATTTGGCCTCCGGCCCAGGTAGCCTGCCTGAAACGGAGAAGCTCTGTGAGGAAGTTCTGAGCTTGCCGATTCATCCTCACCTCTCGGACGAGCAAGCGCTATTCGCGGCGCAGCAAGTCCGGGAGTTCTATGGCTGA
- a CDS encoding DNA polymerase I: MPDRKLLVIDGYSLLFRAFHATRFLSTSDGRPTNALFSFTGMLFYALENLRPDGVVVALDAPGKTFRHAEYSEYKGTRSETPPELISQLVAAREFISALGIPTLEVTGFEADDIIGTISKLAEGKGYQTTILTGDLDQLQLVDSAVSVIVPRTGVTDTKVYSPEDVIERFGVEPERLPDWKAIVGDPSDNIPGVPGIGAKGATDLLQKWASVEEILAHLDQVEPKYQKKIDPAKEQLPKSKWLATIVRDVGIEYDFRPFRLTSTEFNAAKAMLDSFEMRNHSRRVGAVLAPYLEGSPESVAATVEEVRETLRAEAADATDWEALAEFVGDREFALLTEFQGAGQGAMFADEASQAWICRGEGVLRAPLAWAMRLFEERPSQVITHDSKQLFRAMPSLGKSPVAFDALLAAYVLQPGRSDYPLRQLIQGYLDCPPPESAEQAAVGLFRLRAEMKDRLEKESQLSVLVSIEQPLAPLLAEMERRGIATSKAVLTEFSAKLGKDIEATTARVYELAGEEFNIGSPKQLGEVLFEKLGLPSDKKTKTGYATGAEVLQNLAPEHAIVREVLSWRELTKLKSTYADALPRMIAEDGRIHTTFNQTVAATGRLSSNDPNLQNIPIRTELGREIRRAFVASEGFDLASFDYSQVELRLLAHMCHDPALVSAFERREDVHTVTASLMFGEPEDAVSKEHRRYAKMLNYAVLYGVTDFGLANQLGGEFSVAEARTLIETYFQRFPSVKAFTESMIAEARAKGFTTTLCGRRRYFPEIHAQNRNERLYAERQAINAPLQGTAADLIKLAMIRAQGLLEGRLTLMLLQVHDELVFELAEGERDLIEPIRSAMESALELSVPIEVDAKLGANWNDMAEVARRP; this comes from the coding sequence ATGCCGGATCGGAAGTTGCTGGTGATCGATGGGTATAGCCTGCTGTTCCGGGCGTTTCACGCCACTCGATTCCTCAGCACCAGCGACGGCAGGCCCACCAACGCGCTCTTCAGCTTCACGGGGATGCTGTTCTATGCGCTTGAAAACCTGAGGCCCGACGGTGTGGTCGTCGCGCTCGACGCGCCCGGCAAGACCTTCCGACATGCGGAGTACTCCGAATACAAAGGCACCCGATCGGAGACCCCACCCGAGCTGATCTCCCAACTCGTCGCCGCGCGTGAGTTCATTTCGGCGCTGGGCATCCCCACCCTCGAAGTCACAGGCTTCGAAGCCGACGACATCATCGGAACGATCTCCAAGCTTGCTGAAGGGAAGGGATACCAGACCACGATCCTCACCGGCGACCTCGACCAACTCCAACTCGTCGACTCTGCGGTGTCGGTGATCGTCCCCCGAACCGGAGTGACCGACACGAAGGTGTACTCCCCCGAAGACGTCATCGAGAGGTTCGGTGTCGAACCCGAGCGGCTTCCCGACTGGAAAGCGATTGTAGGCGACCCGAGCGACAACATCCCCGGAGTCCCCGGGATCGGCGCGAAGGGCGCGACGGACCTTCTGCAGAAGTGGGCTTCAGTCGAAGAAATCCTGGCTCATCTCGACCAGGTCGAACCCAAGTACCAGAAGAAGATCGATCCTGCCAAGGAGCAACTGCCGAAGTCCAAGTGGCTCGCCACGATCGTGCGCGACGTGGGTATCGAGTACGACTTCCGGCCCTTTCGTTTGACTTCGACTGAGTTCAATGCGGCCAAGGCGATGCTGGATTCGTTTGAAATGCGGAATCACTCGCGAAGGGTCGGTGCTGTGCTTGCGCCCTACCTCGAGGGTTCGCCGGAATCTGTTGCGGCGACGGTCGAAGAGGTCCGCGAGACGCTCCGCGCCGAGGCCGCCGACGCAACGGACTGGGAAGCCCTCGCCGAGTTTGTGGGCGACCGGGAATTCGCGCTCCTCACGGAGTTCCAAGGGGCAGGCCAGGGAGCGATGTTTGCGGACGAGGCTTCCCAAGCCTGGATTTGCCGGGGCGAAGGGGTTCTTCGGGCGCCCCTCGCTTGGGCGATGCGGCTCTTTGAAGAGCGTCCGAGCCAAGTAATCACCCACGACTCCAAGCAGCTTTTCCGCGCGATGCCCTCGCTTGGGAAGTCGCCCGTGGCGTTTGACGCCCTGCTTGCGGCCTACGTACTCCAGCCCGGCCGCTCGGATTACCCGCTGCGCCAGCTTATTCAGGGGTACCTCGACTGTCCCCCGCCCGAATCCGCCGAACAGGCCGCGGTCGGGTTGTTTCGATTGCGGGCAGAAATGAAGGATCGGCTCGAAAAGGAGTCGCAACTCTCCGTTCTGGTCTCGATCGAGCAGCCCCTCGCGCCCCTACTTGCCGAAATGGAGAGGCGCGGCATCGCCACCAGCAAGGCGGTGCTTACCGAGTTCTCCGCCAAGCTGGGCAAGGACATCGAGGCGACCACGGCGAGGGTCTATGAACTCGCTGGGGAGGAGTTCAACATCGGCTCCCCCAAGCAACTCGGCGAGGTGCTCTTTGAGAAGCTCGGCCTGCCCTCTGACAAGAAGACCAAAACAGGCTACGCGACGGGTGCGGAAGTGCTCCAAAACCTCGCGCCTGAACACGCGATCGTTCGAGAGGTCCTTTCGTGGCGGGAACTGACGAAGCTCAAGTCCACCTACGCCGACGCCTTGCCGAGGATGATCGCAGAGGATGGGCGGATTCATACGACGTTCAATCAGACCGTCGCCGCCACGGGTCGGCTCAGCTCGAACGATCCCAACTTGCAGAACATCCCGATTCGAACCGAACTGGGACGCGAAATTCGCCGGGCGTTCGTTGCCTCAGAGGGGTTTGATCTCGCGTCGTTCGACTATTCGCAAGTTGAACTGCGTCTGCTCGCCCACATGTGCCACGACCCAGCCCTGGTGAGCGCTTTCGAACGGCGCGAGGACGTTCATACGGTGACGGCTTCGCTCATGTTTGGCGAACCCGAAGACGCCGTTTCGAAGGAGCATCGCCGCTACGCCAAGATGCTCAACTACGCGGTGCTTTACGGCGTGACCGACTTTGGATTGGCCAATCAGTTGGGGGGCGAGTTCTCAGTCGCCGAAGCCCGAACTCTCATTGAAACCTATTTCCAGCGCTTCCCCAGCGTGAAGGCCTTCACCGAGTCGATGATCGCTGAGGCGCGGGCCAAGGGATTCACCACGACGCTGTGCGGCAGGCGGCGCTACTTCCCGGAAATCCACGCGCAGAATCGCAACGAGCGGCTGTATGCCGAGCGGCAGGCCATCAACGCCCCCTTGCAGGGCACGGCCGCCGACCTCATCAAACTCGCGATGATCCGCGCGCAAGGCCTGCTCGAAGGACGCCTAACCCTGATGCTTCTCCAGGTTCACGACGAGTTGGTCTTTGAACTCGCCGAAGGAGAGCGTGATCTGATCGAGCCGATCCGCTCGGCGATGGAATCGGCGTTGGAACTTAGCGTGCCCATCGAGGTCGACGCGAAGCTCGGCGCCAACTGGAACGACATGGCCGAAGTGGCCCGACGCCCGTAG
- a CDS encoding nucleotide binding protein Maf, producing MLREIFPEFEVAPAEIDETPPPGLPPEEVALELARAKALATFGSRPQALVLAGDTLVVLTSGSTKVILGKPESPEEAVAMLQKLSGRAHEVFTAMYLLWPDGEYGFVERSLVRFRELTLSEIAAYVASGEPMDKAGSYGIQGAAGGFIAEVEGSIKNVAGLPVERLREELARLFASDPTSA from the coding sequence ATGCTGCGCGAGATCTTTCCCGAATTCGAAGTGGCCCCTGCCGAGATCGACGAAACCCCGCCTCCCGGTCTGCCGCCGGAAGAGGTTGCGCTCGAACTGGCGCGAGCGAAGGCCCTCGCGACCTTTGGGAGTCGGCCTCAGGCCCTCGTCCTTGCGGGCGACACACTCGTGGTGCTGACCTCCGGCTCCACGAAGGTGATATTGGGCAAGCCGGAGTCGCCCGAGGAGGCGGTCGCGATGCTCCAGAAGCTGTCCGGGAGGGCCCATGAGGTGTTTACGGCGATGTACTTGCTCTGGCCGGACGGCGAATACGGGTTTGTCGAACGGTCCCTCGTGCGCTTTCGGGAGCTCACCTTGAGTGAAATCGCGGCTTATGTAGCGTCGGGCGAGCCAATGGACAAGGCCGGGTCCTACGGCATTCAGGGCGCGGCAGGGGGCTTCATCGCGGAGGTCGAGGGTTCGATCAAGAACGTCGCGGGACTGCCCGTAGAACGCCTGCGAGAGGAACTCGCGAGGCTCTTCGCGTCTGACCCAACGAGCGCTTAG
- a CDS encoding peptidase M42, with protein sequence MSRFEISKDYLVHALVDLLNTPSPTGNTDWAVSFVEQELEALGVPYVRTPKGAVVATLEGLRHDRPRALTAHVDTLGAVVKEIKANGRLRLSALNGVVWPTVESEGVTISTRGGRQLRGSIVFANGAAHVNKEARTAVRDDANLEVRIDERTRSAEETRLLGIDVGDFVAFDPRVEVLESGFVRSRFLDDKSAVACLLAAVKALRQVEITPSQRATLLFSNYEEVGHGGIDGLPTDLAELVVVDMAALGEGLQGDEFHCSICVKDSSGPYSRRLTERLRNLAERAGIDLKADVYPYYSSDGSAYWQAGGQAEVALIGPGVDTSHGYERTHIDALLDTSQLLAEYLFEE encoded by the coding sequence TTGTCGCGATTCGAGATTTCAAAGGATTACCTCGTCCACGCCCTCGTGGACCTCTTGAACACGCCTAGCCCGACCGGAAACACCGACTGGGCCGTGAGCTTTGTCGAGCAAGAGCTCGAAGCCTTGGGCGTGCCGTACGTCCGGACGCCCAAAGGAGCGGTCGTGGCGACGCTCGAAGGCCTTCGACACGACAGGCCCCGCGCCCTGACCGCCCACGTCGACACCTTGGGGGCCGTGGTCAAGGAGATCAAAGCGAACGGCCGCCTCAGACTTTCTGCGCTGAACGGCGTCGTATGGCCCACGGTCGAAAGCGAAGGGGTCACGATCTCGACGCGCGGAGGGAGGCAACTCCGAGGCTCGATCGTCTTTGCGAACGGAGCTGCCCACGTCAACAAAGAGGCTCGAACAGCGGTCCGCGACGACGCGAACCTGGAAGTCAGGATCGACGAGCGAACGAGGTCGGCCGAAGAGACCAGGCTGCTCGGCATCGACGTCGGCGACTTCGTGGCCTTCGATCCTCGCGTCGAAGTGCTCGAATCCGGGTTCGTCCGCTCGAGATTCCTTGACGACAAGTCGGCGGTAGCCTGCCTTTTGGCGGCAGTCAAGGCGCTGCGGCAAGTCGAAATCACCCCTTCTCAGCGCGCGACGCTGCTCTTCAGCAACTACGAAGAGGTCGGGCACGGCGGAATCGACGGGCTGCCTACCGACCTTGCCGAGCTTGTGGTCGTGGATATGGCCGCTCTCGGTGAGGGACTGCAGGGCGACGAGTTCCACTGCTCGATTTGCGTGAAGGATTCTTCCGGACCCTACAGCCGCAGGCTGACGGAGCGGCTGCGAAACCTGGCCGAGCGCGCCGGGATCGACCTCAAGGCCGACGTGTACCCCTACTATTCGAGCGACGGGTCGGCATATTGGCAGGCGGGTGGCCAAGCCGAGGTGGCTCTGATCGGTCCTGGGGTGGATACAAGCCACGGTTACGAGAGAACGCACATCGACGCTCTGCTGGATACGTCTCAGCTTCTCGCGGAATACCTGTTCGAAGAGTGA
- a CDS encoding MerR family transcriptional regulator has protein sequence MPNELKATRASRAVSISTASLITGVEVHTLRYWEREFAPYLSPIRTDGGQRRYRPEDIQTVFHIKRLLRDELFSIAGAKRHLARMIRGVAA, from the coding sequence ATGCCCAACGAACTCAAGGCGACTCGCGCTAGTCGAGCCGTCAGCATCAGCACAGCGAGCCTCATTACTGGGGTCGAAGTCCACACGCTTCGGTACTGGGAGCGCGAATTCGCGCCCTATCTCTCTCCAATACGAACGGACGGCGGGCAACGGAGGTATCGGCCGGAGGACATTCAAACGGTGTTTCATATCAAGCGGCTATTGCGCGACGAGCTTTTCAGCATTGCCGGGGCCAAGAGGCACCTCGCGCGGATGATTCGAGGAGTGGCTGCCTAA